The segment GGACGTGGCCACAAGCGTATTCGAAAGACGTTGCCTACGAAGGCTGAGGCTTTACAGTTCGAGGCTTGGGCGAAGACGCAGGTTGTACAGAATGACGGTTGGATAAAGCCCAAGAAAAACGTTACCAAATTGTCGGAGCTTATCGAGCTATGGCAGTCGCATCATGGCGTCCAGTTACGCCACACGCGTACTTATGGAACGCTGCTTCGAGTTTGTGAGGCGCTTGGCAATCCAATTGCCGAGCATCTGAAATCCGAGCATTTCGCCGCGTATCGTTCGGCGCGGCTAGCTGAAGGGGTAACAGCCAATACAATCAATCGGGAGCATGCATACCTGCGCGCAGTGTTCAACGAGCTGATCCGTCTGGGATTCTGGACAGAGAATAATCCCTTGGCGAGACTTCGCCAGTTTAAGATCGCGGAGCGCGAGCTGTCTTATTTAAACGACGATGAGATTCGTGCACTGTTGACCGCGCTGGAGGCTCGCAAGGATCGAGATGCGCTTCTGATTACGAAACTTTGCCTGGCATCGGCAGCACGTTGGAACGAAGGCGAATCGCTGCGTATCTCTCAGCTCCACAGCGGAATGATTCATTTCACTCAAACAAAGACGGACAAGAACAGATCGGTTCCCATCGACGATGCGCTTGCCGACGAGATTAGGGAATTTCACAAGGTTGGGAGTAGGGATGCGTCCGGCAGAATATTCAAAAGCTCGGTTGGCGCCTTCCGGATGGCCATAAAGGAATCGGGCGTTGAGCTGCTATCCGGCCAGCTCACACACGTTTTGCGGCATACGTTCGCGAGCCACTTCATGATGAATGGCGGGAACATTCTGACCCTGCAAAAAGTTCTGGGTCACTCCAGTCTGCAAACCACTATGATTTATGCCCACCTCAGCCCTGGGCATCTTCAAGAAGCCAAGATGTTGAACCCGTTGACGCGGTTGACAGTTGGTTGACACTTGACCAAAAGAAAAGGGCTTACATCTCTGTAAGCCCTTGATATTCTTGGTGCCGACTGCCGGTTTCGAACTGGCCACCTGATGATTACAAATCAACTGCTCTACCAAATGAGCTAAGTCGGCAAAAACTGCGCGTTGCGAATTATACGCTATTTAATGCGTGTCAGGGTCGGGCGGCCGCCTTTTTTTGGTGGCTCGTCGTCGCCTGGCGTGGCGTTGTCGCGTTGTTCGGGGGAGCTGGCCGGCACGGACGACAGGGTCGGGGCGCTGGCGGTCGGGGCGAGCACTGGCGGCGGGACGTCGGCGGAGGCGGGGCTGTCCGTCGGTTGCGCGTCGGGGTCATCGTTGCCCAGCACGGGCTCGAAGGCCATGCCCTGGCCGTTTTCGTTGGCGTAGATGGCCATCACATTATCGACCGGCACGTAGATTTCGCGCGAGACGCCGCCGAAGCGGGCGTGGAAGCGGATGGCGTCGTTGTCCATCTTCAGGCCGCTGGTGGCGCCGAAGCTGATGTTGAGCACGATTTCGCCCTTTTTCACGTATTCCATCGGTACCGTGGTGCGCGAATCGACTTTGACCGCGAGGTAAGGCGTGTAGCCGCTGTCGGTGCACCACTCGTAGATGGCGCGCAGCATATAAGGTTTGGTTGAGATTTCAGACATGGTAGGCACTGTGAGGCGGGAGCGCCCCCGCAAGGCGGGCGCACCGGTATTTCAAAAGACTTGGCTCGCGCAAAAAACGGCTTTAACACGTGGCCCAAGATGTCCCGGCAAGCGTGGCTTGCCGGGAATATCTTAACGACGCATGACCTTCTCCGATGGCGTCAGCGCTTCGATATACGCTGGACGCGAGAAGATGCGTTCGGCGTATTTCATCAGCGGTGCAGCCGTCTTCGACAGTTCGATGCCGTAGTGGTCCAGGCGCCACAGCAGCGGCGCGACAGCCACGTCGAGCATCGAGAATTCGTCGCCCAGCATGTACTTGTTTTTCAGGAACAGCGGCGCCAGGGTCGTCAGGCGGTCGCGGATTTCCGCGCGTGCCTTGTCGTGGGCCTTGTCGTTGCTCTTGGCGCGTTCACTTTCCAGCACGTGCACGTGCACGAACAGTTCTTTTTCGAAATTGAACAGCATCAGGCGCGCGCGGGCACGCATCAGCGGATCGGCCGGCATCAGTTGCGGATGCGGGAAGCGCTCATCGATGTACTCGTTGATGATGTTCGATTCATACAGGATCAGTTCGCGTTCGACCAGGATAGGCACCTGGCCGTACGGGTTCATGGTCGAAATGTCTTCCGGTTTGTTGAACAGGTCGACGTCGCGCACTTCGAAGTCCATGCCTTTTTCAAACAGAACCAGGCGGCAGCGTTGCGAAAATGGGCAGGTTGTACCCGAATAGAGAACCATCATTTTTTATAGTTCCTTAGAAACAAAGGGGGTGAAGCCGCGAACGGCTCACCCCAGGTCGCTTGTCCACTCATGCGGACAACGCAGAAACAGGCATAAACCGGCCTAAGGCCGGCGCCTCACTTATTTGACTTCCTTCCAGAACGACGCGTTAAGGCGCCATGCCAGCAGAGCGAAGACCGACAGGAACAGCAGCACCCAGACGCCCAGGCGCTTGCGTGTCTGCTGTGCCGGTTCGGCCATCCACTCCATGTAGCCGACCAGGTCGGCTACCGCATTGTCATACTCGATCTTGTTCAACGTACCTGGCTTGACCTGCTCGAAGCCGGTAAATTTGTGGATCTTCTTGCCAGCTTCGTGCGGATCATTCTCTTCCACGAACTTGGCAGTCTGGACACCTTGCAATTCCCATAATACATGCGGCATGGCAACATTCGGCACGACCATGTTGTTCCAGCCGGTCGGACGAGTGTCGTCTTTATAGAACGTACGCAGGTAAGTATACAGGTAGTCGCCGCCTGTGCCAGCGGAAGATGATTTCGCGCGCGAAATTACCGACAAATCGGGCGGTACGACGCCAAAGAAGGCCTTGGCGTCCTGCGCTGCCAGGCTAGTCGTCATCAGGTCGCCGACTTTATCACCCGAGAACAACAGATTCTGCTTGATCTGGTCTTCCGTCAAGCCCAGGTCGCGCAGGCGGTTGTAGCGCATCGACACGGCGGCGTGGCAATTCAAGCAATAGTTGACGAACAATTTGGCGCCATGCTGCAGCGCTGCCATGTTGGTCTGGCGGTCGGGCGCCTTGTCGAGCGGAAAGCCGCCTTCGCTGGCGAGAGCCATGGCGGGCACGAGTGCCAGGATGGCGAGCAGTTTTTTTGCAATCTTCATATGATGTATGTCCTTTGAGCGTGGCGTGAGAGCGGCTTAGTGCGGGTGGAACGTCACACGCGACGGCACGGTCTTGAACTTGCCCATGGCACTCCACCATGGCATCAGCAGGAAGAAGCTGAAGTAAATCAGGGTGCACACTTGCGACACGATGGTCTTGGTATCCGTTGGCGCCTGGGTGCCGAGGTAGCCCAGCACCAGGAACGACAGGCCGAAGATGGCATAGATGTATTTGTGCCAGGTCGGACGGTAGCGGATCGATTTCACTGGCGAATGGTCGAGCCATGGCAGGAAGGCCAGGATCACGACGGAACCGCCGAAGAACACCACGCCCCAGAATTTCGCGTCCAGCACCTGCGGCAGCATGCCGATGATGGCGACGATGGCGATGCCGGCGATGGCCGACTTGATGGTCGTCGACAGGCGCGACTTGAGCCAGATGAACACGACATAGGCGGCCACGGCACCCATCAGCACGTACATGAAGTCGGCCGTGGTGGCGCGCAGCACCGAGTAGAACGGCGTGAAGTACCAGGTTGGCGCGATGTGCAGCGGGGTCTTCAGCGAATCGCCCGGCAGGAAGTTGTTGTATTCCAGGAAATAACCGCCCATTTCCGGCGCAAAGAACACGACGGCGCTGAAAATGACGAGGAAGATCGATACGCCGAACAGGTCATGCACGGTGTAGTACGGGTGCGAAGGAATCGAATCGACCGGGTGGCCATCGGCGCCCAGGTTTTCCTTCACTTCGATGCCGTCCGGATTGCTCGAGCCGACTTCATGCAGGGCGATCAGGTGCGCTGCAACCAGACCCAGCAGGACCAGCGGGATGGCGATCACGTGGAAGGCGAAGAAGCGGTTCAGGGTCGCGTCGGAGACGACGTAGTCGCCGCGGATCCACAGCGACAGGTCTGGGCCGATGAAGGGAATCGCGCCAAACAGGTTGACGATCACTTGTGCGCCCCAGTACGACATCTGGCCCCATGGCAGCAGGTAGCCGAAGAACGCTTCGGCCATCAGGCACAGGAAGATGGCGAAACCGAACAGCCAGATCAGTTCACGTGGCTTGCGGTACGAGCCGTACAGCAGGCCGCGCGTCATGTGCAGGTAGACGATGATGAAGAAGGCCGAGGCGCCCGTCGAGTGCATGTAGCGCACCAGCCAGCCCCACGGTACTTCGCGCATGATGTACTCGACGGAATTGAAGGCCAGGGCCGCATCCGGTTTGTAGTGCATGGTCAGGAAGATGCCGGTGACGATCTGCAGCACCAGTACCAGCATGGCCAGCGAGCCGAAGATGTACCAGAAATTGAAGTTTTTCGGGGCGTAGTACTTGCCCCATTGGTCGTTCCACAGCTTGGTCAGGGGAAAGCGGTCATCGACCCAGCCCAGCGCTTTTTCGGCGACGGGGGCGTCTGCCGGGAATTTCGTCTCTTTGAAAGCAGCCATGATCAAGCCTCGCCTTTCTCGTCTTTACCTATCAGCAATTTGGTGTCGCTCAGATACATATGACGCGGCACTTGCAGGTTGTCCGGCGCCGGCTTGTTCTTGAACACGCGGCCTGCCATGTCGAAGGTGGAGCCGTGGCAAGGGCACAGGAAGCCGCCTTCCCAGTCATCGGGTAGCGACGGTTGCGGGCCGGGGGCAAATTTCGAGGAAGGGGAGCAGCCCAGGTGGGTGCAGATGCCGACGGCGACGAGAATTTCAGGCTTGATCGAGCGTGCCTCGTTCATGCAGTACGGTGGCGTGAATTCGGCGGGGTTGCGTTGGGAATTGGCATCGGCGACTTTGCCATCGGTCTTTTTCAGGGACGCGATCATTTCCGGCGTGCGCTTCAGGATCCAGACCGGCTTGCCGCGCCATTCGACGGTGCGCATTTCGCCGGGTTGCAAGGTGGTGATGTCTACTTCGACCGGCGCGCCAGCCGCTTTCGCGCGCTCCGACGGCTGGAAGGTGCTTACCAAGGCTCCCGCGGTTGCCAATCCAACTACACTGCCCGCCGCGCACGTGGCGACGAGCAAGCCGCGACGGCCTGAATCGACCTGCTTTTCGTTACTCATGCAAACCCCAATCAGTCAAAATGCGAATCTTTATTATGAGTGGCAGCCGCGAAAAACCCGTCGCCGAAGCTCTATCCCTCTGATTGCCGCGATCCGCATCTTTGTACGGTAACGTGGCAACATCCCTGCGGAACTTCGGCCAATGGCGCAGCCCGTGCCAGTTTCTTGTTGATTATCCGGAAGTGAAAAAGCCACTTCTGGCAACCGCAAATTATAAGTGAAGCAAACAACGAATAAAACAAAAACGTTGCTTGTACCATAATTTATATACTTTTGCAGGAGGTGGCTAGTTCTTTCGAACTAGATGCGCATGGCTGTACCGGAATTGGTCCTGCCAACAACCACAAGTTGGTGTCCTCGGGAATCAATAGTATGATCGGCATGTTTTTTATACATATCCGAAGGAGAAATTCATGGCAATGATGCAAGAATTTAAAGAATTTGCAATGAAGGGTAACGTCGTCGATCTGGCGGTCGGTGTCATTATCGGTGGCGCCTTCGGCAAGATTGTCGATTCCCTGGTGCAAGACGTGATCATGCCGCCCATCGGCCGCATTTTCGGCGGCCTCGATTTCGCCAATTACTACCTGCCCTTGAACGGGCAAGCCACGACGCTGACCCTGGTCGAAGCGAAAAAGGCGGGCGCCGTACTGGCCTACGGTAACTTCCTCACCATTTTGCTCAACTTCATCATTTTGGCTTTCATCATCTTCCAGATGGTACGCCTGATGAACAAGGCACGCCGTAGCGAACCTGTCGCGCCGGCACCGGCACCGGCGACGCCGGAAGACATCGTCCTGCTGCGTGAAATCCGCGACTCCCTGCAGCAGAACGCACGCAACGGCGGCGATCTGGCAAAATAAGCCGTTCCGGCACCGGCCGGCTGACCTGGGCAGAGAACTGTATGCGACGATTCTGGTTGTTGTTTGCGCAAACCGTGACCATCGCGTTGGCGCTGTATTTTGTGTACGGCGCGCTGCGCCCGGCCAGCCGGGTACAGCAACTGGGCTCTCCCGCCAAGCCGGTGCCCGTGGTGGAAACGGCGTCAAGCAGCCTGGCGCCCGGTTCCTACCGCGACGCGGCGGCGCGCGCCATGCCCGCCGTCGTCAACATCCTCACCCTGCAAGTGCCCAAGCGTGGCGCCCATCCGCTGGCGCGCGATCCCTTCTTCAAACGTTTCTTCGGCGACCGCGATCCGGACGACGGGGATGACGACGACTTGAAAAACAGTCTCGGCTCCGGTGTCATCGTCAGCCATGAAGGCTATGTGCTGACCAACAACCACGTGGTCGAAGGCGCCGACGAAATCGAAGTGGTGCTCACCGATGGCCGCAAGGCACCGGCCAAGGTGGTGGGCCTGGACCCGGAAACGGACCTGGCCGTCATCAAGATCGACCTCGACAAGCTGCCCGTCATCGTGCTGGGCCAGTCGGAACTGGCGCGCGTGGGCGACGTGGTGCTGGCCATCGGCAACCCCTTCGGCGTGGGCCAGACGGTGACCATGGGCATCATCTCCGCCCTGGGCCGCAACAACCTGCACATCAACAGCTTTGAAAACTTCATCCAGACGGATGCGGCCATCAACTTCGGCAACTCGGGCGGCGCCCTGGTCGATACGCGCGGCAATCTGATCGGCATCAATACGGCGATCTACTCGCAAAGCGGCGGCTCCGTCGGCATCGGCTTCGCCATTCCCGTCTCGACGGCCAAGACGGTGATGGAAGCCATCATCAAGGATGGCCACGTGGTGCGCGGCTGGATCGGCGTGGAGACGCAGGACATCACGCCCGAGCTGGCGCAAAGCTTCAACTTGCAGCGCACCAGCGGCGCCATCATCGCCGGCGTCGTGCGCAACGGCCCGGCCGACAAGGCGGGCATCGTGCCCGGCGACATCCTGCTGACGGTGCAAGGCAAGCCCGTGGGCGACACGACGGAAATGCTGAACCTGATCGCCCAACTGCCGCCCGGCGAAAAAGCTAAAATGACGGTGCTGCGCAAGAATCGCGAAGCGGCACTCGACGTGATGGTGGGCAAGCGCCCCATCCCGAAAGAGCTTTCCAAATAGTTGCTGATCGGAATTTGACACATGCATGTGCGTGATTTGACCCAATTTTTACGTGAACTGAGCGACAACAACAACCGTCCCTGGTTTGTGATGAACAAGCCCCGCTACGACATCCTGCGCGAAGAATTTCTCGCCCTGGTCACGAGCCTGATCGGTGAACTGGGCAAGTTCGACCCGGCCGTGAAATACTGCAATCCGAAGAAGGCGATGTTCCGCATCAACCGCGACGTGCGCTTTGCCCATGATAAAAGCCCGTATAAGACGCGTTTTTCGGCCGCCATCGCGCCGAACGACATGCGCCGTCCCAGCAAGGCGGGCGGTCCCACGTATTATCTGCAGATCGATGGCCAGGGCAACTTGCTGTTTGGCGCCGGCGAATACATGCCGCCGCCGGGCCGCCTGAAGGCGCTGCGCGAGCACATGGTCAACGATGCGCCAGGTTTTTCCAAAGTGCTGAAAAATAAGCGCTTGAAGGCCCGCTTCGGCACCATCCAGAACGAGGGCAAGCTGCAGCGCCCGCCCAAGGGTTTCGAGGCGGACGCCGAACATATCGAATTCATCAAGCTGAAAAGCTTTTTCGTCTGGACCGAAGTGCCGCTGCCCGTCAACGAGCCCGAGAAACTGTTGCCGACCCTGGCGGAAGGCTTGAAGGATGCGTGGCCGCTGGTCGAGTGGATGCGCGGCGCGAAAGAGCCGGAGGAAGTTGCCGAGTAATTGCCGAAGGAGCAGATGATGGCACTGGAGCACGCAAGTTCAGGACAGGTGATCGAGGTGCTGCGCAGGGACGGCGACGACCTGTCGCAGTTTTCCGCCATCGCGCTGGCCAAGACGGATGAGCTGGAATTGATCCGCATGTGCATGCCCAAGGGCAAGACCATGCCCGAGCATCATGTGCTCGGCGAGATCACCTTGCTGTGCCTGCAAGGCCAGGTGGCGGTGGAGGCGCATGGCGGCGTGCACCTGCTGGGGCCGGGGCAGATGCTGTACCTGCTCGGCGGCCAGGCGCACGCCCTGGAAGCGCGCGAAGACAGTCTGGTGCTGCTGACGATCTTGATGGCCAAGGCGGGGCGCTAGGTTTCCCTGGCGGGTCACACGTCGCCTTGGTCGCCTTAAGCCGCCTCGGCGCGCGGATCGCGCGACAGCAACTGCTGCACCATCACGTGCGGCAAATCCCCATCGAACAGCACGCCGGCCACCGCGTTGGTGATCGGCATGTCGACGCCCATGCGGCTCGCCAGTTCGCGCACGGCCTTGGCGCAGGGCACGCCTTCGGCCACGTGACCGAGTTCGGCCACGATGGTGTCGAGCGCCTTGCCTTGCGCCAGGCCCAGGCCGACCCTGCGGTTGCGCGACAGGTCGCCCGTGCACGTCAAAATCAGATCGCCCATGCCCGTCAGACCCATGAACGTTTCCGTCTGGCCACCGAGGGCCGTGCCCAGGCGCGTGATTTCCGCCAGGCCGCGCGTGATCAGCGCGGCGCGCGCATTCAGGCCCAGGCCCAGGCCGTCGGCCACGCCCGTGGCGATGGCCAGCACGTTCTTGACGGCGCCGCCCACTTCCACGCCCACCAGGTCGTCGCTCGCATACACGCGGATGGTGCCGCCATGCAAGGCCGAGACGACCTTGGCGCGCAAGGCGGGGCAGTGCGAGGCGATGGTCAGCGCGCACGGCAAGCCGCGCGCCACTTCCTGCGCGAACGAAGGGCCGGACAGGGCGCCGCCGGGGATCTTGTCACCAAGCACTTCCTGCACGATTTGGTGCGGCAGCATGCCCGTGCCGCCTTCAAAACCCTTGCAGAGCCACACGAGGTTGCCGATGGCCTTGTCTTTCAGCTGATGCAGCATGGGCCGCAAGCCCGCCACGGGGCAGGCGGCGATCAGGAGGCCCTGTTCGCCAGCGGCGTGCGCGACGGCGGCGTCGAAATCGGCACCGATGCGCAGTTGCGGCGGCAAAGGGAAGCCCGGCAAATAACTGTTTTCGCCGCTGGCGGCCATGGCGGCCATGGCCTCGCCGTTGCGGCCCCACAGCAGCACGTCGTGGCGGCCGGCCAGGGCCATGGCCACGGCCGTGCCCCAGGCGCCGGCGCCCAGGATGGTGATCTTGCGGGCGGCGGGAATGCTATCGGGAGTGACTTCGGGAGAAACTTGCATGCAACCTCAACGGGGCAGGGGGAAGGGACGCGGTGCTTACAGGCCCCACACTTCGCTGGTCTTGACGTAGCCGCTCTGGCCATCCTTGTGGCGCA is part of the Janthinobacterium sp. 67 genome and harbors:
- a CDS encoding glutathione S-transferase N-terminal domain-containing protein; this encodes MMVLYSGTTCPFSQRCRLVLFEKGMDFEVRDVDLFNKPEDISTMNPYGQVPILVERELILYESNIINEYIDERFPHPQLMPADPLMRARARLMLFNFEKELFVHVHVLESERAKSNDKAHDKARAEIRDRLTTLAPLFLKNKYMLGDEFSMLDVAVAPLLWRLDHYGIELSKTAAPLMKYAERIFSRPAYIEALTPSEKVMRR
- the mscL gene encoding large conductance mechanosensitive channel protein MscL, with product MAMMQEFKEFAMKGNVVDLAVGVIIGGAFGKIVDSLVQDVIMPPIGRIFGGLDFANYYLPLNGQATTLTLVEAKKAGAVLAYGNFLTILLNFIILAFIIFQMVRLMNKARRSEPVAPAPAPATPEDIVLLREIRDSLQQNARNGGDLAK
- a CDS encoding cytochrome b is translated as MAAFKETKFPADAPVAEKALGWVDDRFPLTKLWNDQWGKYYAPKNFNFWYIFGSLAMLVLVLQIVTGIFLTMHYKPDAALAFNSVEYIMREVPWGWLVRYMHSTGASAFFIIVYLHMTRGLLYGSYRKPRELIWLFGFAIFLCLMAEAFFGYLLPWGQMSYWGAQVIVNLFGAIPFIGPDLSLWIRGDYVVSDATLNRFFAFHVIAIPLVLLGLVAAHLIALHEVGSSNPDGIEVKENLGADGHPVDSIPSHPYYTVHDLFGVSIFLVIFSAVVFFAPEMGGYFLEYNNFLPGDSLKTPLHIAPTWYFTPFYSVLRATTADFMYVLMGAVAAYVVFIWLKSRLSTTIKSAIAGIAIVAIIGMLPQVLDAKFWGVVFFGGSVVILAFLPWLDHSPVKSIRYRPTWHKYIYAIFGLSFLVLGYLGTQAPTDTKTIVSQVCTLIYFSFFLLMPWWSAMGKFKTVPSRVTFHPH
- a CDS encoding ClpXP protease specificity-enhancing factor — its product is MSEISTKPYMLRAIYEWCTDSGYTPYLAVKVDSRTTVPMEYVKKGEIVLNISFGATSGLKMDNDAIRFHARFGGVSREIYVPVDNVMAIYANENGQGMAFEPVLGNDDPDAQPTDSPASADVPPPVLAPTASAPTLSSVPASSPEQRDNATPGDDEPPKKGGRPTLTRIK
- a CDS encoding Do family serine endopeptidase, which gives rise to MRRFWLLFAQTVTIALALYFVYGALRPASRVQQLGSPAKPVPVVETASSSLAPGSYRDAAARAMPAVVNILTLQVPKRGAHPLARDPFFKRFFGDRDPDDGDDDDLKNSLGSGVIVSHEGYVLTNNHVVEGADEIEVVLTDGRKAPAKVVGLDPETDLAVIKIDLDKLPVIVLGQSELARVGDVVLAIGNPFGVGQTVTMGIISALGRNNLHINSFENFIQTDAAINFGNSGGALVDTRGNLIGINTAIYSQSGGSVGIGFAIPVSTAKTVMEAIIKDGHVVRGWIGVETQDITPELAQSFNLQRTSGAIIAGVVRNGPADKAGIVPGDILLTVQGKPVGDTTEMLNLIAQLPPGEKAKMTVLRKNREAALDVMVGKRPIPKELSK
- the petA gene encoding ubiquinol-cytochrome c reductase iron-sulfur subunit, with protein sequence MSNEKQVDSGRRGLLVATCAAGSVVGLATAGALVSTFQPSERAKAAGAPVEVDITTLQPGEMRTVEWRGKPVWILKRTPEMIASLKKTDGKVADANSQRNPAEFTPPYCMNEARSIKPEILVAVGICTHLGCSPSSKFAPGPQPSLPDDWEGGFLCPCHGSTFDMAGRVFKNKPAPDNLQVPRHMYLSDTKLLIGKDEKGEA
- a CDS encoding cytochrome c1; this encodes MKIAKKLLAILALVPAMALASEGGFPLDKAPDRQTNMAALQHGAKLFVNYCLNCHAAVSMRYNRLRDLGLTEDQIKQNLLFSGDKVGDLMTTSLAAQDAKAFFGVVPPDLSVISRAKSSSAGTGGDYLYTYLRTFYKDDTRPTGWNNMVVPNVAMPHVLWELQGVQTAKFVEENDPHEAGKKIHKFTGFEQVKPGTLNKIEYDNAVADLVGYMEWMAEPAQQTRKRLGVWVLLFLSVFALLAWRLNASFWKEVK
- a CDS encoding phage integrase, with protein sequence MTIKKSEAGWLVDIQPGGRGHKRIRKTLPTKAEALQFEAWAKTQVVQNDGWIKPKKNVTKLSELIELWQSHHGVQLRHTRTYGTLLRVCEALGNPIAEHLKSEHFAAYRSARLAEGVTANTINREHAYLRAVFNELIRLGFWTENNPLARLRQFKIAERELSYLNDDEIRALLTALEARKDRDALLITKLCLASAARWNEGESLRISQLHSGMIHFTQTKTDKNRSVPIDDALADEIREFHKVGSRDASGRIFKSSVGAFRMAIKESGVELLSGQLTHVLRHTFASHFMMNGGNILTLQKVLGHSSLQTTMIYAHLSPGHLQEAKMLNPLTRLTVG
- a CDS encoding NAD(P)H-dependent glycerol-3-phosphate dehydrogenase; protein product: MQVSPEVTPDSIPAARKITILGAGAWGTAVAMALAGRHDVLLWGRNGEAMAAMAASGENSYLPGFPLPPQLRIGADFDAAVAHAAGEQGLLIAACPVAGLRPMLHQLKDKAIGNLVWLCKGFEGGTGMLPHQIVQEVLGDKIPGGALSGPSFAQEVARGLPCALTIASHCPALRAKVVSALHGGTIRVYASDDLVGVEVGGAVKNVLAIATGVADGLGLGLNARAALITRGLAEITRLGTALGGQTETFMGLTGMGDLILTCTGDLSRNRRVGLGLAQGKALDTIVAELGHVAEGVPCAKAVRELASRMGVDMPITNAVAGVLFDGDLPHVMVQQLLSRDPRAEAA
- a CDS encoding DUF2461 domain-containing protein → MHVRDLTQFLRELSDNNNRPWFVMNKPRYDILREEFLALVTSLIGELGKFDPAVKYCNPKKAMFRINRDVRFAHDKSPYKTRFSAAIAPNDMRRPSKAGGPTYYLQIDGQGNLLFGAGEYMPPPGRLKALREHMVNDAPGFSKVLKNKRLKARFGTIQNEGKLQRPPKGFEADAEHIEFIKLKSFFVWTEVPLPVNEPEKLLPTLAEGLKDAWPLVEWMRGAKEPEEVAE